The sequence below is a genomic window from Gammaproteobacteria bacterium.
GGACTATTTTAACGCGCCGGCGGTGTTGATTCCCGCGCGCTTCCGCCAGGCCTCAACTCTGGGCAAAATAGTTTGCCAGATAATCGTCGAAGGACAGGCGATCGGCGGCTTCGATGCGCGCCTGCTTTGCCAGCGATTCCCGCGTCAGCTTTGCAAACAGCGCTTCGGTCTCGACCGGCAAGCTGCGTTGCTGGAAGTGCCGGGCATGTTCCTCCGACACGCGCTGCCCGAATTGGAAGAAGCTCTCGTGCCGAGCGCGCATGTCGGCGAGCACGCGCGCGGAGGGCAGGCGCTCGGGGTTGGCCAGTGCATCGCGCTGTGCCTGCAGCGCTGCGCTGTACGGCCTTTGCGGGTCGGCGGCATCCAGCACTGCGCAGATGCCCGGCATGCCCTCAAGTACATCCCTGGCCCAGGCGCGCAACCCGATTGCGCGACCGTCGCGTTGCAGCTCGAGGCCGGGATTGCGGCCGTCGCGTGCGGTTATGGTCTGGTTATGGTTGATCACCGCCTGTTCTTCCCGGGATACCGGGGGACTGTCGGTCAGCAGACACAGGACCAGCAAGGCTTCGATGAAACGCAGTGCGGCTGTGTCCACGCCCGCCGGGTGCCAGGCGTTCACGTCCAGCGCGCGCACTTCGGCGTACATCACGCCGCGCTCGCGCAGCGCGAGCGCGGCGCGCTCGCCGGGCTTGATGGGTTGCTTGGGGCGCACGAAGGTGTAGAACTCGTTTTCGATCTGCAGGATGTTGGCGTTCAACTGGCGGTACTCGCCGTCCACCTTGACGCCGATGGCCTCATATTCAGGCTCCGGTGTGCTGATGGCGTGGGTGAGCGTCGTCACGTAATCATTGAGGCTGTTCCAGCTCACACCGATGTGGGCCTGATTCTTGTTCTTGTAACCGATATCGCTCATGCGCAGCGAGGTGGCATAGGGCTCGAAATAGGTGTGGGCGTCGAACTCGCTGAACGGGGCAGGCTGGCCGTGGAAGAAGCTCTTGCACAACGCCGGCGAAGCGCCGAAGAAATACGGCACCAGCCAGCCGAGGCGCTGGAAATTGCGCAGCATGCCGAAGTAGCACTCGTCGGTGAACGCGCGCAAAGGCCGGTGGTCGCCGCGCAAATCCCGGAGCGCCGGCCACGATGCCGGCGGAAACGAGTAATTGAAATGCACGCCGGAAATCGTCTGCATGGTGCGTCCGTAGCGCCAGCCCAGGCCGCGCCGGTACACGTGCTTCATCATGCCGATGTTCGAGCCCCCGTAACGCGCGATGGGGATGCTGTGCTCGGATTCCAGTGTGCAGGGCATGCTGCTGGCCCAGAGCATTTCCCCGTCCAGATGCCGGTATACGAAGCTGTGGATGTCGGCGAGAAAATCCAGCGTGGCTTCCGGCGTGGCCAGCGGCGGGGTCACGAGTTCAATCAGCGCTTCGGAGTAGTCCG
It includes:
- the gshA gene encoding glutamate--cysteine ligase — its product is MPANKDTAASLEKLLAGPLAPLLRGGLKGLEKESLRVDASGRIAQTMHPPALGAPLTHPHITTDYSEALIELVTPPLATPEATLDFLADIHSFVYRHLDGEMLWASSMPCTLESEHSIPIARYGGSNIGMMKHVYRRGLGWRYGRTMQTISGVHFNYSFPPASWPALRDLRGDHRPLRAFTDECYFGMLRNFQRLGWLVPYFFGASPALCKSFFHGQPAPFSEFDAHTYFEPYATSLRMSDIGYKNKNQAHIGVSWNSLNDYVTTLTHAISTPEPEYEAIGVKVDGEYRQLNANILQIENEFYTFVRPKQPIKPGERAALALRERGVMYAEVRALDVNAWHPAGVDTAALRFIEALLVLCLLTDSPPVSREEQAVINHNQTITARDGRNPGLELQRDGRAIGLRAWARDVLEGMPGICAVLDAADPQRPYSAALQAQRDALANPERLPSARVLADMRARHESFFQFGQRVSEEHARHFQQRSLPVETEALFAKLTRESLAKQARIEAADRLSFDDYLANYFAQS